One window from the genome of Palaemon carinicauda isolate YSFRI2023 chromosome 24, ASM3689809v2, whole genome shotgun sequence encodes:
- the LOC137617877 gene encoding hyaluronidase-like, translating into MKMRHKIAQRHPVQFHIRGKCIRLALLILTYIDNSHCFDVYWNIPSQTCQQFGIYINASQYGIVQNTDDVFYGDKVSIFYGPGKFPWIENDLPVNGGIPQNASLIDHLQMFTDEVTKKLPKDFKGVSVLDFERYFPSYDMSAVEYKESSIAWVEAMHPGWTPSQIETEAIKTFNETSREFFEILLWKGREMHPEALWGYYHYPYCQNDGPQEYRCQPQVVVHNDEMSWLMEASTALYPSIYIFKDSGWDPVSRRRNALVRIKEAIRVRKNIGKNIPILPYFWYRYHDSSDYLTPLDITNT; encoded by the exons AAAATTGCACAGAGACATCcagtccagtttcacatcagggGAAAATGTATTCGGCTGGCTTTGTTAATTTTGACCTACATCGACAACAGTCATTGTTTCGACGTGTACTGGAATATCCCTTCGCAAACCTGCCAGCAATTTGGGATTTACATCAACGCTTCACAGTACGGAATTGTTCAAAATACGGATGACGTCTTTTATGGAGATAAG GTGTCTATATTTTACGGGCCAGGCAAGTTTCCATGGATAGAAAATGATTTACCTGTTAATGGCGGAATTCCACAGAATGCTAGTCTCATCGACCACCTGCAAATGTTCACGGATGAAGTTACAAAGAAACTGCCTAAAGATTTTAAAG GGGTTTCCGTGCTGGATTTCGAAAGGTACTTTCCCAGCTATGATATGAGTGCAGTCGAGTACAAAGAGTCTTCTATAGCTTGGGTTGAGGCGATGCATCCAGGATGGACGCCCAGTCAGATAGAAACAGAAGccattaaaacttttaatgaaacttccagggaattTTTCGAG ATTCTTTTATGGAAAGGTCGTGAAATGCATCCTGAAGCTCTCTGGGGTTACTATCACTATCCCTATTGCCAAAATGACGGACCACAGGAATATCGCTGTCAGCCACAG GTTGTTGTTCACAATGATGAGATGAGCTGGCTAATGGAAGCAAGTACCGCTTTATATCCCAGTATCTACATTTTCAAAGACAGTGGATGGGATCCTGTTAGCAGAAGAAGAAATGCGCTTGTCCGAATAAAAGAGGCAATAAGGGTCAGAAAGAATATTGGTAAAAATATTCCCATTCTTCCCTACTTTTGGTACAG GTATCATGATTCATCAGACTATCTAACACCCCTGGACATTACCAACACTTAG